Within the Vigna angularis cultivar LongXiaoDou No.4 chromosome 10, ASM1680809v1, whole genome shotgun sequence genome, the region CCAAAATAACTAAAATCTGATATTGTACGATCGAACACCTTCCTCTTATACACAATCACGGaactttgtattattttttttcctgttgCATTTAGAAACTTATATCGTGGTACCAAACGTGCTTTTTAGTAAGCTTTCAAACAAACAAGACATCCTCGTATGGATGATTGTTTACGAAAAAAGAACCTGTTACAGGGTAGTTCTGCTATATTATCTTCAACATATGAAATGATTATCATAAAAAGGCAAAAAAAATGTACTTCATCAACATGGAGATGCGGGGTATCGATCCCCGTACCTCTCGCATGCTAAGCGAGCGCTCTACCATCTGAGCTACATCCCCTTTTGCTATTGTATTCAAGATTATTCGTTATGATCAATAAcacaagtttattttaattttcatgtaGCCATTAACCATGCATGTTAATCTTTTATGTACTGTCATTTTGAGTAAATCACGGGCAAATTACTTTAATTTCTAACCTCACAATTTACAAGACATCagtttaatatttgaatctaAAATACATATTTCACTCTGGTATTTAACATTAGTGagtaaataaagtaaaataaaattaataaatgtttcctttaactaataaaaaatacataaagtgAGTCTAAGTTAAATCTAGCCCAGTTTCCAGAAATACTTTTTGTTCTACCCAAATAACCCTCAATACATTATTACCATCAACAAACATGCTTAGTTTTTCCTTGATTTTTTCATCATGGTTTTTTTAATGATGTGttgataaattttcttaaaagttttAAGTTCATGTatagtacaataaaaaaattagttatttgtttttactattttaatgtATGATTTTccatatttgaaattttttattaattcaataatataattcaCCAAACTAATTATACTGCCATATTTCCTATAAATGAgagagttaaaaaaaacatcattaatTGAACAAATGggagaattaaaagaaaatatcaacaTATCCTCACGGTGGTAATTACAatcatgttttaaaattaaggCTAGTTTTCATTTCAAGCACTCTACCATAAGCTACATCCCGATATCATCAAGAAgcacttttgaaattaaaccCAATTAAAAAACTATGGACAAGGGTGGCGGGCATGGGCTTCCCCGTGGAGCGTTGTGGTCTTGGGCTTCCCCGTTGAGCTTTGTGGTCTTGGGCCAAACATGCAGGTCAATCTGTACATTAAATATGCCATAAACtctaaaatagtatttttttttcttattatttttttttcaagtccTCCAAGTTATAAGATTGGGGATGGCAACGGCTGGGTGGGACTGCCACACTAttattccatttttatttttaagtaaaaattaattttcacctttatatttatgagatataatttttttgttttatataactcgtatttatctatttatattccaaatattaattaaataatttttataaaatatttaaaagcaTGATATAATTAGTTATCTAAGTTTAAAAGGATGTGTATTTCTTTTCTTCGTAatcaaatgttaaaaaaattataataaatatataaatattaaatagaaatatcaaataatagatatattaaGGTCAAAtaattacagaaaaataaaaataataaatgtttctcttataaataagttataaatttaaataaaaataaaaatataaatcttttaaattatctaataaattaaatatattttaataatttaaaatgagaaGTATGAGAATGACAATGGTTTTTATAACAGATATAAAGATACGAATACCTCTTATGCTCTCGTAATTTTTAAATCGAATATTATCAACAATTATACTTATATCCAATAAATAAGAGGATTTCTTGTGGAAACTGATACAAATTGGACATTTGTTATATTTTACAGGAgggaacaaaaataaatcatttttgtgtaaacaataacaaattttgaaaatttaagatttatcttttcatttgaTGAAACCtcgttaaaaaaatgtatacataccaaagaaagtaaagtatatataatatataccaAGATAATACTATTATATCTTCATTATTGAACAAATCAGAAATCATAATATTCTATCGTACCCATCCACACTGTAGAAAATTTAGattaataaatatcataaaacagttgtataaatatataatccTTCTAATCTCTATCTTAAGACATGTTCTAAGAGATTGGTGATAATTtatgtcaaaatatttaatatagttttatgcaaaattaaattaatttttgtttgtctCTATTCAACACTGTGAATAAGTACAATACTATGAATAAGTAcgcattattaataaataatggctgaaatattgtaaaataaaatgtattgataataaagataaatttaagataagaaaaatatatattttaaataacgaACAAAGTTAATTGTTAAAATGATgacttaaatgcttacttcgtttCCAGAGGTGGATTTCTGTTTAGTACGCCGGATTTAAAATTCAAGACATTGGATCCTTATATTATgagaaatatatgaataaggtgCATAAAGAAataacaagttcaacaaatcatcaaagaaaaagctaaacaaaagataaaaaaagctGAATAGcataagagaaaagagaaaaaggacaATCACATTAGTATCGATTTAACGTTGTTActgtcaacttaacggacaagaccttattcatactcataacatagggacccaatgtctttatttttaaaaccgggtactaaaaagaaattcacctcttataTGAAAACGAAGTAATCATTTAAGcgtaaaaagatatattttgaaaaaaagaatcCGATTTGTGATTAGGATCTAATAAGAAGAGTGTTGCAGAGTTGATAGAAGATGGTGACATGGGAGACCTTACTGCAGAGGCTGAGAATCAAAAGCAGTTTGAAGTGGCTGAAACAACACCCTATTTTGCCTTTTGTCTTTTCAACCCTTTATGCTATCAAAATCATTCAACCCTATTTTCCCACTTCCAAATGTCTTCAgatgtatataatatttatatatatatttctccaaaaacaaaaaatgtacaACATATTTTCCTAATTTTAAAGCTTGACATAGCTAAAGTGATCATGAGAGACATGTTTGTAGTTAAGAAAAAAGatgataagaaatattaaattagatgTACTATTTGTAGCAATAGCAATAGATGAGAGTTATTTCTATATGGGGATCGGATGGACGAAGTGGAGCCACGTCATTGTCAGAAGTGGTTGAATGGTTAAGTATTTGAATTTGGTATATTGTAGTGGTCTGAGCTCTCAGATAGATGAAAGTTATGAGCAGAGGCTATATAGCCTTTATTTTTATAGATAGTACCATATATAGCTAAAATCAATAGAAAGGACTTTTTGGGTTAGGTACTTGTTTTTCACTCTATCATCTCACACCACCCTTTTAATTATTCAATCTTATCTTAGTGTGCTAGATCTTACTAGGTCGTAGAATGTCTTATGAACATTTTTCTGCTTCTCTCTTACCTTCTTGTGGTTGCTTCTTAAGTTCATGTTCACCAAAATCTTAACTAGAAGAAAAAAGTCcaacaatattattataaaagttaagaCTTCATTTActaaaattacttatttattaactttatgAAAAATTTGAATACTTGTTTGTTATTAGAAgatttataatatgattaaaaacaattaaatattacataataatatttttgttaaatatttataaatataattttgagatgtccaattcatcaattttttttacgtttttaacTCTGTCGTAGTAATTCTTATAAAcaatagataaaacaaaattatatttttaaatcgATATGACAAACTTAAAGAATGTTGTTTCGGTAATCAGTTGTCCAATATTCATTTTTCAAGTTTAATTATTGTTCGTCAATACCGATTGcaagtttaaaattagtttgattttagaaaaaataataataaatacaattaaagaAGAATCTACCACCTTATTttgtacttttatttataattttttgtaatttttcattataatctAAACTCCACCAACCTtgaaagataattaattaaaatgattgtCTACCTTAAATTATTTCTGTTTGATTGTCGAGTTTTTCTGATAAAAATATCGTCTTGATCGAAAAAGTCACCTTGTTGACTGATGGATTAATCGTTCGACCAACTTATTAATCAGAAGATACTATACAAGTGTAATTAAAAcgagattaaaataattattatgtttgatTAGTGttggaaatatatatttataaaagaaagagaggacAAATGATACGGAGAAAGGAGAAAGTGCATGTATATATACGTGGTCCTTTCCTGCATTAACAGCACAGCAGCTTGCTGGGTGTATTTggtttttgtttcaaaattgaAGCATTCTCTGTGCTCCTAAGCAATCATGAAACGTGGTCTCACATGTTAAATTAAGACcgaggaaaaagaaaacagtgACGGCTCATAACCAAGTTGTATAAGATATCCGCAAGTTGTTCTTAATTTTCTCGTAAGTATTATTGGTATTTAAGTGTAAGTTTAAgtctcacattaaataaaaataaaatagtggaataatatataaagatgaaaaacctattaatttattgtattaaagttttgattaaaaaattatgtcaattttttatataaatagtttaGATATTATTGTTGTTTATGTATTCCATAGAAACCTTCCTCTCTCTATATACCCAACAaatcttattttgaattgtGATGACTTAAGTGAAGAGGCACAGAAAGATGTGAGTGACAATTTTGCTTCCAACTTCTTACTTTAACTGTAGTGGCAGACAGCTTCTGAAATTAAACTCAAGGTTTTGGCATCAATAACTTAACAATGTCATTAATCACAGGTAAGTcagaatcaaattaataaatacgTACGAACGTAATTAGTGGGAAATTAACTATTAAAGGCTGCTGCTTTTGCTCTTCCTGCAAACTCATCATATGCCTACTGTACTGCCATATGCCACCCTAAGTTTCTAATACAATTTAATTACAGTCAAAACAagtcaataatttaattaatttagttctAAATCATcgtgtattttttattttttcaataattgttTGAGACttatatattaaagtaattCTTAAATCTTTGGCAATGTAAAAGTTCAGTTATTAAAACTAACTCAAAACACtgaaactttatattttatgtatactGAATATGTTTATAGTTATGTACATTTAggttaaaatgttatttttagtaAATTACGATTAATTTCCACAAACacaaatattgtattattttcttttctggtattaaaatatataatttcactTATTTAACTGTGATATATAGCACTTGTTAAGATGAgtaatttatataacttttttatttcctGAAATATATAAACATGAAATTGTATCTTGTCCTttcatgttaaaatttaaaatttaatttactaacgaataattttgaaaattaaatatcttcaaattaatattttaactagAATACAATTAATTTAACAAGTTTCTTTTACggttaatttatgaaattattatttatccATTTGATATCCTAATTTCTTCCCATATGTTCTCTCTTcgtcttctttttttctttctacactTTTTGGTGTGTCTTGTTAGTTTCTAATTCTCTAtcctattttttctttaactttgtGTGGCTTCtctctttgttttaattttttttttcactatagtttgagttttttttttctttcttgcattatttatatatcaaagTCTAATGCATCAGCCCAATTAAAAGTTACTCAAGGTTATATTTCCATCTCCCACtatataaatttctattaatgagaataaaatttatgataaaaaaatctttttaaaatgttgagaataattagaaaataataaatttatgttgatgTACACCGAGAAgcataaataaaactataaatgtaGATGTAATATGATTCAATATTTCCTTACCTACATCCATAAATACTTGGAACCTTTTTACAAAAACCCTCCAATGCATTTTTATTTAGAGGAACAAAccatttaaaaaagtaattaagttGTGTAGTCAACTATCAAATAAACACTTCATTTTTTTACAGTAGttttcattattcttttatttatactaCTCATGAGACTTTGATAAATGTAATAaccaacaataaaaataatataattattaacatgttgttttgaaaaaaaatataaataaatagtcttgcaatcaataatttttttccaataagaattattttagaatttataaagaaatataaaaataataaaaatgatacatattttttaagtattaaagTAAAAACCGTAtgctttaaataaataacaaaatacacCTTAATCTCTTAATTatctaagattttttttaagaataaaaaatgaataatatctCAAATATGATAATCAACTTTATAAgtattatttcaatatatttaaagttataatatTGAAATTGTTTGTGATGATGTAAAATATGTTCCAAAAATAACTTTCAATCTCATAATCTCAAATGAGAAAACGGAAAAGTGATTTTAAAAGCGATTCCTCTTAAACTTTAACTAAAGAGCTTGGAAAAGAATATATAGATGAGTCATCTTTAATCTCAACTGAACTATGTAAAATTATCATACGTACTAGAACAATTTAGTCATAATAACTCTTATTTAAAAGcaatatatgtatatttgtaAAAGCgtacataatattaaaaaatttaaaagagaataaaaaaattgataatattatttattaacaaaactttaacgagaatatattttaatagaagATAGGAAGATGATACAATACTTGATATATTGATATTTTGTAAAAGTATTTATACACTTAATTAATCATGAATAATTTAGGAAACAATGTTTTATTAATTCGTAGAAAAAGGAAGGTTCAACATACATACACAATTTCTATATTGGTAAGATATTATGtttcttaaaatgaaaaatatgttatgtgtatataaatctATGAGTggtactccctccaccaccccatcttctccctacacctctccaatttttttttaaattctaaacttatcctttttactttttacttttaccaattttactttttattttttaaaaccttaaTCCCAATCCCCTCTCATTTTCACTTCCCTTTTCACTCTCAGGAGCAAGCCCACATCCCCCATTgtcactttctctttttctcttaattttcactttcattaacacaaaatttgacagaaatagaagaagataaactgaactaactattttttcttttattcactttttattttgtactcaACAAACATACTTCTCTTTATTGCACCACTGTAAGCACAAATGTAATTTTAAGCATATATTTTCAAGTTTGGTTATTTAAAGACAAggaaatgaagaagaaatttttaaccgattatattatggaatcatgatacttcaaaattcattagaagttataaatgttttaaatttatatcatgcACATTTGCTTTTTCTgtcaaatttttttgttaatggaagtgaaaattaagagaaagagagaaagtaacAATGAATGGTGATGACTTGCTGCGAAATggaaagtgaaaatgaaaagaattgaGATTAGcgttttagaaaataaaaagtaaaattggtaaaagtaaaaagtaaaaaggataaatttagaatttaaaaaaattggtgaGGTAGAGGGAGAAAtgaggtggtggagggagtatcACTCTAAATCTATTGgaattttgtttgtattttaattatcttcTTCTTAAACAAAGAATTATGGTTCTTTATCTATCTCCCACAGGTCACCTACTAGAGTTTCACCTTACCGTGGAGGGACATGCTCGTTTGAGCCTCAAAGGTTCAATATACACGTAGATTTCCATATTGGTAAAGATATTATCtgttttaaattaagtttttacgaatttatttttggtaccactccaaaaagTCTCTTATATCTTATATGTATacgtatattttattttatgtccaCTTTGTTAGTATCCTATTAAGCAACTATAATGTTAACGTGTATACAACAACAATCCAAAAGCGAATGAGATTGGTGGCGGGTTCCGGTCTTAACCCGGTTACTCAAGAGCTCCACTGCTACTGTTACAGACTCCAAATTAATTCAAACTGGGCGAAAGGTGTGTGTAAAATTAGTGGAAAAATTATGTCAAAAAAgagtatttaattatttggcAATTACATATTAACTacttatgaaaatattattgattaatttaaaatgttattgttattattattataaaaaaattgttaattgaTAGTATAAATGTGAAACCTTGGTTTTGATAAAATAAGGGAAAAGTAAAGAAAGAGTGAGAAGAAAGAATGAGAGAAGTGTTAGTGAAAGTAAGAGtgtgattaatttatttatggcATTGAGGAACAATGAATGGGGACCAATAGTGTCTTGGATGCATCAGACAAGATGTCAGAAGAGATTAGGAATAGGGAGTGTTTGGCGTTGCTCATGCCATTGCCTGTCTCTCTGTCTCTCTTGTGCCTCCTCACTCACTGCTGCCCTAACCTAAACTAAACCAAACCAAACTCAACAAAACaaattcttcttctcttctcttcttttctcttcttctcctccaTTGCTTCCAGCCCATTCTGCCTCCTTCATGTGCCCATCTCCCTCAATCATATCTCTCTCCCCTACATTATGTTACCAATCAAACACACTTTTTCTAGtttttctcaaaaaattatatcatgTATGTTTTTCAGTTAAGATCTGTACACTCTTTTACTGGAAcagtatttaatttaaattatttgcatTTCGCTATAACTCATGAAGGCGGAGAATAATCCTGTTGTGGttataattatgttattgaAAATGGCAAAAAGGTAATATTGATGAGTTCACGGGTTTTGCTGGTAAGTGAACTTCCCATCAATCTATTTGTACCTAAAATTTAACGCTACTTGCAATTCTGAAACATGCTTTAATTTGATTACTACTATAGGGGTAGCCTACTTTTATATTGCCCTTCAATTTGATTCTTCGGTACTATTATTTTAGTCTTCTCTAGTACATCTTATTGTTATGTcacaaatttttaacttttttctaaTGCAATTGATGAATCACAGTTTTATAAGTTTGCTTGGAGACTGATAGAATAATTGTGTAACTAGAATTTTCATTTGGCAGCAGGAGTTAATGTAAAAAAGTGTCATGTCATGCATTTATCCATGGAGTGGTAGTTGATGGGTATCTTGGGCGTCTTCACGGTCTTCTCTACTCTGGAATAGTCTTCGAACAAAGGGTTTGAATAAAGTACTCTTCTTAGATGTTGTACATTACGTGTGGTTCTGCAGAAAAGCCAAAGTCCAAATTCACATTATGATATTTAAGATGCTACAACTACAAGTTAAAGAAAAGGATAAAGTGATTCGGGACAGAGTTCTTTCCTTTTTGCTAAAAACACGAAAAAATGGTAAATGAttgaataaaaagagaaagtttGAGGGATAATCTttttgaaagagagagagagagagagaggcaTGTCTCAAAGCATGTCAAATGTTGTTCCTTTACCATTCTTCGGTTGATTCAACTCATCGCCACCACTCTCCATTTTCTTCTCGAGTGGCAAGGCAGATAGCAGTAGTAATGACAAATTTCATCTGTCAGAGGATCGAAATTGACAGTCAAACACTCAGAAGGTTTGATGATCTTATCTggaaattaattacaacttcCATGTCCTATACTCTGACACCAAATTAATGTGCGCAAGAAGATATTTTAAGTGTAACGATATAGCATCCAAGTCGTTGTTTTCCACAGAAGAACCTTTTTGAAATTTTCTGCTCAAAAAATTAATGCTCCAACGTATTGCCCAATTCAATCAGTGGGGTTTTGAGTCATTAGTTATACACTCCCCAATGCATATGACCAAAGTTGACTGGTTGAGATTACAGAGTAATGTactccaaaaaaaattatagacaGAAGGCATCGTTCCAAGGTTTTAGGAGAAAATCTTGTTGTCATCATGAACAACGTTTGTTATTGAGATTATGGCAGCTGTGATTCTGTTACTGCTCTGGTCCAGTCATGGTTTTTACAGTAGTTACCAGCCACGATTGAATTTTCACTCGTCTgcctatattttatttaagccGGACTTGTTTATACACAATAATCCCTTTTGAGGACATGTTAAGAtatttgctgataaaaaaagttCTGAGATATTTAATGACACGTCAATTCATGAGCTAACTCAGTTGTTTCATAAGTAATTACAAGTTCTGACACCGGGATATGACTTCTTTCAAAACTTATCCACACCAtaatttgttcatttattttgcCAGTTGTTTTGTTTTCCTTCATCTACTGTTTAAATGGACACAAGGGATCTGATTTAAATTGGTGATCTTGTTTAGAACTTATTAGTACCAAAATTTTCGTacctttaaaagaaaaaatcctGCGAGTATTTTGATTCGAAGTGGGGGAGGAGCAGGAGAACGTGAAATGGAGGGAGTTGGGTGCAGAGAATCGATAAGAATATTTGGTTGCCTGTATTTAGTAGAACAATGAttcaaggaagagagagaaggaggGATTAAAATAACAGGAGAAACCAACGAATAAGACAGCAGTTAAAGGTAGCATAAAGCACAGTACTGTACATGCTTTTCGGGTCATTACTTTATGATCAAAATATTGTCCCATTTCATCTCATCTCCATGCTCCATGCTCCATGCCTGCCATTTTCAACAAAACCAAACCCCAATTTCGGTATTTCAACGTCAAAATCTCACCCCTCCAATAACCCATCTATTTAACACCTCCATCAAAACCAAACCGTCACCTCTTACTTCTTCCTCAGACCAATATTTTCATCTCCAGATACTTCTGCCTGTGACTCAAAGACATGGGATTTCCAGTGGGGTACACAGAATGGGTGCTACCCAAGGTGCTTCTTCATCTCCTATCCGTATTGGGCCTCATCAGAAAACTCCTCACCCTCCTCTTGTGCTACATGGGCTTCCACGATTTCTTCGAACCCGACATTGCGTGGCCCGAGAGGCTGCCGGAATTGCAGTCGGTGTCGGCGGTGCTGATCCGGGAAATCCTGCCGGTGGTGAAGTTCTCGGAGATGGCGGGGGCGGAGGTGGAGGCGGCGGAGAGTTGCGCGGTGTGTCTGTACGAGTTCGAGGGAGAGGACGAGATCAGACGGTTGACGAACTGCCGCCACATATTCCACAGAGGTTGTCTGGACCGTTGGATGGGGTACGATCAGAGAACGTGTCCCCTCTGTCGGACGCCCTTCATACCCCACCATATGCAAGCTGCCTTCAATGATAGACTGTGGGCTGCTTCAGGAATCCCTCAATTCTACTACAACGATGAATGAAACCGTCActgttcctttttctttttccaacatTTAAGGATGCATGGATGTTAACCCTCTTCTTCGCCATCTTTCTcttgtatatattatatacgcAACTTCAAACAAAATCCAAAGCTCATAACTGTTGTTAATTAGATATAtcccttttaattattttagtagcATTTACCTCCACCAATCCAGTGCTTAGATTTGCGATCTTTTATTGCTAACGAATTCCGGTTTTGATGTATTGCGTACAAGAACTGTATCACACTGCTAGTCGTCTGCTCCTTTATCGGTTTTATCTCCATGGAAATCAGACAAAGCTTGTACCTTTTTCGACTCCAACAcatcattttaattttgaacaTAAACATACCATATTACATAAAAGACGACATGGTCGTGTTTTTACTGTCATTGCGACGATAGATCCTTTTCCCtattttcaatgtttaattaatttgtacTTCTTTTTAGATTTGTAATTCGTGTTTTTTCTATCCAAAAGTAACATCTATTTCGCTTGTCTGAAGAATGATAGATTAAATTTTGAGTTTCTCATTCATTACTTAgtcaaatgtaaaaaataaaaataaacagcGTCGATAATAGTAAACAGTGGCATGAGTTATTCGAAGACGTGCTTCTATAGTTATCAAGTATAAGTTTTTGAGAATACATTTATAGGATGAAAATTTTTTAGAGGatagtttattttgtaaaagaatttaaattttttaataaaatgtgttgtttaaatataatttttgaaatttatagaATAATTTGATTAcgtaaaattatgaattatggcTAAAaggaataaacaaataaatcaaatatttgatCTTGCATTACTGGGCTGATACTCTACTGGGATCCGTAAAAACGAATGGACCAACTatagcagaaaaaaaaaaacagttatttATGAAAGAAAGCCGTTTAGAATATACGGCATTTCATTAtctccaaaaataaaaagaatatgcCCAGCCGAAATATCTCCTTACCTATATCCgcataaaagtaataaaaataaataaaaatactgatCAGTGTCTCTAGGAAacatcaatgaaataaaaatatttaataaaaatctattataattaaaagcaTACAAACAATGTagtagttaatttttttctataatttatatgttaagaaattgttctAATAACATAAAACCATTATTTTGAAGTATCTATTAGCAAAATTAACAAGTAAAACCGtctaaaacaagaaaaaaataacgaGATGTTATCGGAAAGGAAAAATGTTGTTTGACACTGTTTCACAATCATTTAACatgataaaatagtcataaaaaaaatatttttttacatttgtaaaaaaaaaagtaaaaataaataagaataatatcaAAATGAGTGTAAAAGTTTTTAGGTGTCAAAATACTGTTAATAAGTATTAACGAGTAATTAGTAAACCATATACAAGCGAATTTAAAATGACTTTCTATAAAatctttgaaaaaataattttacgtgTATATGTGAATTGCttgacttatttatttttatgggATGAGAAGACTTTATATTTACGGTTGTACTTTCTAAAGTTTTTGAATTTGATatcaaacatttattataaatggTATAATTAATGACTATGACTATaataacacattaaaaaataaaactgagtctaaatcaatcttataataaaattaacagTAATGATATTTCTAACAGACACGAGACTTTCAAGACTAACATAATAAGATAAGGTAATAACAACGTTGTAAAAATTCAGAAACTAAACGAGGATTTACTCAAAATTATATGACAGCAACGCAAACGCAATACACAGAAGACAGTCTTTAAGTATGGTGTTCACATGAATAAGAAGTTGATGGAAATGCAACCCAACCATAAATGGAGGAAGCGTTCTTAGGCATGTGAATACCCAACAAAAGGAGGAACTGCCTGATCAAAACGTGACATTTGTTGAGCACTGGGAACGCCCATTGCTGGTT harbors:
- the LOC108320352 gene encoding brassinosteroid-responsive RING protein 1, with product MGFPVGYTEWVLPKVLLHLLSVLGLIRKLLTLLLCYMGFHDFFEPDIAWPERLPELQSVSAVLIREILPVVKFSEMAGAEVEAAESCAVCLYEFEGEDEIRRLTNCRHIFHRGCLDRWMGYDQRTCPLCRTPFIPHHMQAAFNDRLWAASGIPQFYYNDE